TCTTTCCGCAAGCCGAGAAACGACGAATGTCTCAGGTGGCCTCCCTTCGTGCGCTCTTTGTAGGCAACTTCAACTACGACCTCGGGCCGCACCCAGTTAAACGTCACGTTACGCCCGACTGCCGAACGTGCAGATGGAATTCTCTCCTTGATAGGCGCCTTGTCGGCAGCTAACGGCTTCAGGAGCTTCAAGAGCTGGTTAATCGTTTTGCCGCCGAGGCCCGACCCTACTCTGCCGGCATAATGGACCTGGCCGGCATCGTCATACTGCCCAAGCAGGAGAGATCCGAACGCACTGGGAGAGCCTTCGGCCGTAGACCATCCGATGATCAAGAATTCATCTTTCTTTCGACACGGAAGCTTGATCCAGGTGTTGGTGCGCCCCGCCCGATAGGGCGCATCCCTGCGCTTTCCCATAAGACCTTCCAAGCCCATCTTGCAGGCCTGCTTGTGCAGGCCTGCCGCGTCACCAGGGTCCGAAAGGTCCACCACTTTGCTTCTTATGATCGGGCCATTGGCTGGAAGATCGCAAAGCAGCTCTTCGAGGGCGGCAGCGCGTTCGATGAAAGGCAACTCCCGTAAGTCTTTCCCGCCCCAAAAGGGGATGTCAAAGGCGACAAAACGGACGTTCCTTGCAACCTTTCTGCTGCGCATATTCTGCAGGAGGTTGAAGTCTGGTATCCCGTTCTCGTCAAGCACGACAAGTTCGCCATCCAACCAACCGGTGCCAAGTTTCAGCGCACTGATCGCGTCCGCCAACGATTGCACCTCTGCCGTCCAGTCCTTGGCGTCGCGCGAGAAGAACCGCACCGCTTTGCGATCGATGCGGCAGACCATGCGGTAGCCGTCGTACTTGATCTCGTAAACGTAACAGGGATCGTTGGGCGGCGCCCGCACAAGCGTCGCCAGTTGAGGCTTAACGAACTCGGGGAGCCGCGCCATCGTCAGGCCTGCAACGCCTCACGGACCTTTTGAACGCTGCTGGAGCCTGCCTTCTGCATCGCAGAGCGCAGAGCGCAGAGCCTCTTCAGTCACGCCCAATTCGCGTGTCCAATAACGTACTTCCCATTCCTCGTTCAGGTTGATCCGAGCCCGGTCTTGAGGTCCACGGTTCTGCAGGTCGTCTGCCATCACATCCTCGCTTGAAAACCCGCCGCCGAGCAACCGACGTGCCGAAGGGGCAACGCGCATGCGGCTTAAATCAGGATCGGCCCCCCTACCGGACCCAATGAGCTGGGATTAAGGTCACTTCTTTGATGGTGGCCGCGATGCCGTCAACTAGATGGCGAAATTGCGAACCGGTGCCATGCGATGGGCCGTGATGAAGAGCCTCAAACTTGATACCTTTTACAGGATCCTCGTCGCCGCGACCACCCGTCCCCGAACAGACATCACCGCTCTTGGCATGCCCGTTGGACGACAGATAGGGAGTCGGCCAAACGTCACTATGTCTACACACAGATCTCACTTTTCGCCTACTTTTTCACTCTTTCTTTACGCACAATCAGCGCGGTTCAAAGGCCTGGATCTATGGGCCACCCGGGATAGAGCTGTGGGCAATCCAACTTATCCACGATGAAATACCAACAAACCATAAGCTATTGAAAATAAACAGAATGTTTGTATTTCATCGCATATTGTCCACGATGAAACTCCACCGCGAAATGCGATGAAACACCAATAAATCCGGTGCGATGAAATGCCAACATGCGCTGTGACACAAGGCCTTTCTGGGCACCGCAGTCCACCACCAAGTATTTCCCAAGTATTTTTATATTCCTAGTAGTGAGGCTACGCCTCGCCGTGGATAAGCTGCCTATCCACCGACGCTACGCGTCCGTGGATAGTCGCTGCGCGATTCGCAGCTTCCCCACCGCGTCGAACCTTCGCGCCATGGACGACACTTCGTGTCGCCCACCGCCCGAAGGCTCCCAGTCGGCTGAAATAAATTCAAACCCTAAAACCAAGTTTTTAGACATAAAAAATTCGTTTTTTTGACGGGTGAAGTTGATAGTGGTGTATAGTCCACATCGCATCTGCGTGGCGCCCTGCCCGCTTCAACCTGAGCGAGAGGACTATGTTCTTCAAGAATCTCAAGATCTATCGCCTGTCTTCTGCATGGACCCTGACGAATGACCAGCTGGAAGCGAACCTGGTTAAGCAGGCGTTCCAACCAGGAAGCGAGCTTGAAATGCAAAAACTAGGCTGGGTTGCGCCTCGTGAGAACGGAAGACTTGCCCATGTCGTCAACGGTCAGATTCTGATCGTGCTGCGCGCCGAAACCAAACTGCTCCCCAATAGCGTGGTGAATCAGGTGACACGAGCGCGTGCCCAGGAGCTTGAAGAGCAGCAAGGCTACAAGCCAGGGAGGAAGCAAATGAAAGAGCTGAAGGAGCGTGTTACCGACGAGCTGCTGCCCCGCGCCTTCAGCCTGTACCGCGACACCCAGGTATGGATTGATCCCGTCAATCGGTGGCTGGTGATCGATGCAGCCGCTGCCGCCAAAGCGGACGAGGTGATCGGCATGCTGGCCAAAACCCTGGACCCGCTGCCTCTGGAAACGTTGCACGTAGCACGGCCACCCGCTTCCGCTATGACCGACTGGCTGGCCTCGGACGAAGCGCCCAGCCACTTCACGATAGACCAAGACACGGAGCTGCGTGCGTCGGGCGAGAGCCGCGCCGCCATACGGTACGTGAAGCATTCGATTGACGCCGAAGACGTGCGCCGCCATACCCAATCCGGCAAGCAATGTACGAGGCTGGCTATGACCTGGGCCGACCGTGTTTCATTCATGCTGACAGAAACGCTGGACATCAAGCGCGTCGTGCCCTTGGATGTGTTGAAGGAAAGCCCTGATGCCATCTCGAAGAATGACGATGAACGATTCGATTCCGACATGGCGCTGATGACCGGCGAGCTCGCGAAACTGCTTGCAGATCTGGTCGAGGCGTTGGGCGGCGAACATGCACCGGACGTTTCTGCTGCGCCCGAGGCGCCCGCACAGGGCGCGGGAGATGCAGGCAATGCGCGAGCGAAAGAGCGTGCTGGCATCGCTGCTGTACACCGTGCAGATTCGAAAGGGCACCGCCCAAGCATACGAAGTTCTGCCGATGGCGATGCGATATCACCCGCGTCCGACAGGCATGCCCTTGCATAGGTGGCGCGATGAACATCGATGGAGCAGGCACTGCCCACTCGCTCAGCAAAGCTGAAGTCACGATGAATCAGCACCCTGTGGCGTCAGGAAAGACCCTGCACAGGTCGCTGTGCGAGATCGCCGTCAGATGGCTCAAACGTGCGCGATCCGCAGGCGGCCCGGGTTGCGCAGTCGCGGTCAGCGAGTGCAAGACCGGACACGACGGCGAGATTCCTGATGCCATAGGCTTTCGCCATACAGGGTATGCGCCCACTGACGGAAGCGTGTTGATCGAGGTCAAGGTATCAAGGGCAGATTTTCTGGCCGATGCCCGAAAACATCATCGCAAGGCGGGCGGTGTCGGCTCCTGGCGCTACTACATGGCTCCGGAGGGACTGATTGATCCTGCCGAGCTCCCAGATGGTTGGGGACTGCTGCAAGTGAACCCGCGCGGCCACGTCAAGCCGCTTGCTGGGCACGCTCTGTATTTCAAGGGTCGGGACGACGAATACGTGAGCCAGGCCACCCAATGGCGCTTCCCAGAAGTGAATCTCACGCGTGAAAATTTTCTGCTCGTGCGGGCGCTGGCTAACACCGGAGACCCCCAAAAGGTCTTGGGAATGCTCAGGGAATCCAACAACCGGACGGCCAGGCTGTCCGCAGCAATCGAAAGAATTGCCAAGGCACTCGGTCTTCCTCAACACGCGTCATCGTTCGATGTCGAGCGCACCGCGTCAAGGCTGCTACAGCAGCTTGAGCGCTACCGGGACCACGAAAAATCCTCTCTTCTCGCGAGTTCATGATGGACGTAGTGGCAGACGTATCCAGGCCTGCAATACGCTACCATGGCGCCAAATTTCGGCTGGCATCATGGATTCTCCAATTCTTTCCCGAACACGAATGCTACGTAGAGCCCTACGGAGGCGCGGCGGGCGTGCTGCTACAGAAACCTCGCAGCTACGCCGAGGTGTACAACGACATCGACGGCGAGATAACCAATTTCTTCTCGGTTGTGCGTGATCCCGCATCGAGGGAGCGGCTTATCGAGGCCTTGCTGCTTACACCTTACGCTCGCGTCGAGTTCGACCTGGCATACGAGCCAACGGACGATCCGGTGGAAATGGCTAGGAGAACAGCAATCAAGGCCCAGATGGGCTTTGGATCCGCTGGTGCAACGAAGGGCAAGACAGGCTTTCGCGTGGACTCAGCGCGGGAATACGGCACTGCATGGAGTCTTTGGTCTCGGTACCCCGAGTCATTGTCGGCAGTAGGAAACCGATTCACCAATGTCCTTATCGAAAATCTGGATGCGCTGGATGTCATGACAATGCACGACGCGCCGACAACGCTGCACTATGTGGACCCGCCATATTTGCTTTCGACACGGCAAATGCATGGATTGAGCCGCTACTATCGGTACGAGATGACCGACACCGAACACGTACGCCTGCTGGACTGCCTGAAAGCCCTACAAGGCATGGTGGTTTTGTCTGGCTATGACTCGCCTGTTTATCGCGAGATGCTGTCAGCCTGGCCCGCGTATTCGACGCAAAGCGTTATTGCTGCTGGTCGGGGAAGCGGCAAACGAACAGAGATGGTGTGGATGAACCAGGCCTGCCATGACGCGTTGTATGGCGACGCAGGGCCGTTATTTCGAGCGCTGTAGGGCTTTTGGCCGTGTGTCGATGGTGAGTCCTTCCCCGCCTAGGAAAGTGCCGTTGCGGGCCCTACAACTCACTATCACGTTGGATAGAACTATCAATAGGACCGGACCAGGTATGAGAACGTCACAGGACGGTGTGTTTACCGTATCCGCTTTTCTCGGCGCGGCAATGCTTTTAAGCGGCTGCGCCGCGCCCCAAACCACTACGGAGGTGCTGCGCGACAGTCGTGTCTATCGGGACGATGCGATTGTGGCCAGATGCACGGTCAACGAACGCGAAGGAGTTCAAAGTAGCGGACCGTGCACCGTGGGAAGTCGTCGCGTTGTTGTCGGCGGCGAAGTGGTGTACAGACGCGGCGCCCAATGCTATCGGGACATCTACGCGCCTGACCGGAGCGAAAGCAATACGCCGGTGGTTCATGCCGAGGTGCCTTGTCCTGGCGCTTGACGCAGCGGGCACACCAAATCAAAAAGGCCGCTTTCGCGGCCTTTGACATTTGCATCTTGGAACTGTTGAACGTTCGCCACAGTTCAAATGTCATTCACCCTTTCCAGAATCGTTGCCTCCAATCGTCCACGTGCACGAAGTGGCGATTTGGATACCAACCAACTCCCCCGCCCTGGAGATACAGGCCGAGTTTAGCCAGATAGTCGGCTGGCACGTCCGGAATGGTGATGTCGGCCGCGCCACCCGTCTTATGTCTGCTGTTCTTCACAGCGCCTTCCGTATTGGCGTTCGTGGTCTCCGTGCGTAGACCCGATGTCACCACAATCAGGCGGTCTTGCTTGTAGGAGCGGAACCAGCCCTGTATGCCGGCAAGGATATCCAAAAGCCGAGGACTCATGTCCGTGGCAACGCCTGCTTTCACATCGCGTAGAAGATGGCATACACGCCGGTAGCCTGGGCCCACAATCGACCCATCCGCCCAGTATGTTTCTCGAATGAGCTCGTCGGTACCGGCGCGGCGGAGATAGAGCGTCCTGGGGCGTTGCCAGAAGTCGTTAGCCAGAACGCCAGGGGGGAACAGGAGGCCTGCTGCCGTGGCCCCTCCAAGAACGGAGGCCTTCAACAGAAATTGCCTCCTATCTGGAGACAGGAGCTCGCTTGCCTTGTGGTTCGTCAACATGGTGTCCAGCTTAGATATGTGCACCAGAAATCTTCTATCTCACATCACGTAAACCAACGAACCGTCGGGAATTGCAGCTGGGATGTCCAGCAGAACAGTGCCCGACAGGGAACCCATAAGTTTTCCTGCCGAGGCAATGCCCAGTGTGGCGGGCGCATCGCCTCCTGCAATCACGTCATCGACGGATATGCGGTTTCCATTTTCAGGCGCGATAAACACGTACGCACGTCCGCTGTGTCCTATGACCCTCACTCGTGAATCTCCCAGGAACCACGAGGGCGTGTAAGGAGCCAGCTCGGACGCCGATATCTCGCCTTCCTTCGCGGAATGCGCTGCCATGAACGACTGCGCTATTCCAGCCATAACGCGCATGCTCGCTGCGGAAACCTCCTGCGAGGAGGCTTGAGCCGAAGATTGCGATTCTGCCAGTATGGTTGCCGTAGTACCGCCCATCACCAGCAGTGCCGCGAGAACGTATGACAAGAAATACATTTTTGGATCCGAAAATCGGAGAGGACAATTCCTCGTTTAGAGGTGCAGTATGGCGTGCGCTTTGGAACATCCCATTGTGTTTTACCCGGCGCCATTATCATTGGGGGGCACGTCGCAGCGGATAGCGACGATGGTTCCGTCCGAGAACGTCTGGTAGTAGCAGAAATACGGCGACAACCTAAGATCTAGACGGTAATCTACCGAAATGACGGGACCGTGCGGCCCGGTATTCCCTGGGAAGGATCCAGGTGGGCCTTGAGGCCCTGTGGAGCCTGGCGATCCCGGTGGGCCTTGAGGTCCAGCCGGTCCTTGCGGGCCTGGATATCCGTTGAAATTGATTTGCGATAGCCACATCCCTACCGACCTGATGTAAGCGTCGTTGATGTAAAGGCTCCCCACCGCCGACTGCTTTGCGGCATTCGCATTGCCATTCTGGTCCAACGCGACGACCGACCAGTCGTTATGTGTCGTCTGCAACCGCCCGGTCATGGTGTCCCCGGTCACGTTCAGCGACCGCGCCCAGACACCCGATCGGCAATAGAGCGATTGCCCATCGGCGGCAGAGGCTACGGCACCATTCTGAAGAAGCGGGCTGCTTGCATCGCCAGCAACGGAATAGCACGGCTGTCCGACCACGGCCTTCGCCCCAGTACCCAACTGTAGGTAGGTCTCCATGGTATTGAGCTCAGGCTTCCCAGGCACACGGTGTCGGTACAGATAATCATTTGTCGCCATGCTGTCCTTGAAAAACAAGGCGCTTGCGATATGACCGGCAGGAACGGCTGCTCCGAAATCGGCAACAGGACGTTCCCACACGCCGCGTGTGCCGCACAAGGTACTCACGGCCACCTTGCTCGTTCCGCAGTAGTCTCCGGCAGCTACCGTGTAGCCCCCTTCTGCGCCGATGTACTGCGATACCATGCGAGCCAGCTCGTGACTTGCTGCCTGACCGCCCTCTCCTATCACCAGGGGATCTAGCTGCACCGCTTTAGGATCTACGCTCCTGCGAGTGACCCGTACATTCAGCGTCTGGCCCCAAACGTTGGTAGGTGAGAGAGACGACTGCACATAGCCATTCGTCACCAGAGTCGCAAAGGGGATGGTTGTCGTGCTTCCGA
This genomic interval from Bordetella flabilis contains the following:
- a CDS encoding adenylosuccinate synthase is translated as MNIDGAGTAHSLSKAEVTMNQHPVASGKTLHRSLCEIAVRWLKRARSAGGPGCAVAVSECKTGHDGEIPDAIGFRHTGYAPTDGSVLIEVKVSRADFLADARKHHRKAGGVGSWRYYMAPEGLIDPAELPDGWGLLQVNPRGHVKPLAGHALYFKGRDDEYVSQATQWRFPEVNLTRENFLLVRALANTGDPQKVLGMLRESNNRTARLSAAIERIAKALGLPQHASSFDVERTASRLLQQLERYRDHEKSSLLASS
- a CDS encoding recombination-associated protein RdgC, which gives rise to MFFKNLKIYRLSSAWTLTNDQLEANLVKQAFQPGSELEMQKLGWVAPRENGRLAHVVNGQILIVLRAETKLLPNSVVNQVTRARAQELEEQQGYKPGRKQMKELKERVTDELLPRAFSLYRDTQVWIDPVNRWLVIDAAAAAKADEVIGMLAKTLDPLPLETLHVARPPASAMTDWLASDEAPSHFTIDQDTELRASGESRAAIRYVKHSIDAEDVRRHTQSGKQCTRLAMTWADRVSFMLTETLDIKRVVPLDVLKESPDAISKNDDERFDSDMALMTGELAKLLADLVEALGGEHAPDVSAAPEAPAQGAGDAGNARAKERAGIAAVHRADSKGHRPSIRSSADGDAISPASDRHALA
- the ligD gene encoding non-homologous end-joining DNA ligase translates to MARLPEFVKPQLATLVRAPPNDPCYVYEIKYDGYRMVCRIDRKAVRFFSRDAKDWTAEVQSLADAISALKLGTGWLDGELVVLDENGIPDFNLLQNMRSRKVARNVRFVAFDIPFWGGKDLRELPFIERAAALEELLCDLPANGPIIRSKVVDLSDPGDAAGLHKQACKMGLEGLMGKRRDAPYRAGRTNTWIKLPCRKKDEFLIIGWSTAEGSPSAFGSLLLGQYDDAGQVHYAGRVGSGLGGKTINQLLKLLKPLAADKAPIKERIPSARSAVGRNVTFNWVRPEVVVEVAYKERTKGGHLRHSSFLGLRKDKGASDVCPEKLGRPAKSA
- a CDS encoding DNA adenine methylase, with the translated sequence MMDVVADVSRPAIRYHGAKFRLASWILQFFPEHECYVEPYGGAAGVLLQKPRSYAEVYNDIDGEITNFFSVVRDPASRERLIEALLLTPYARVEFDLAYEPTDDPVEMARRTAIKAQMGFGSAGATKGKTGFRVDSAREYGTAWSLWSRYPESLSAVGNRFTNVLIENLDALDVMTMHDAPTTLHYVDPPYLLSTRQMHGLSRYYRYEMTDTEHVRLLDCLKALQGMVVLSGYDSPVYREMLSAWPAYSTQSVIAAGRGSGKRTEMVWMNQACHDALYGDAGPLFRAL
- a CDS encoding YcbK family protein yields the protein MLTNHKASELLSPDRRQFLLKASVLGGATAAGLLFPPGVLANDFWQRPRTLYLRRAGTDELIRETYWADGSIVGPGYRRVCHLLRDVKAGVATDMSPRLLDILAGIQGWFRSYKQDRLIVVTSGLRTETTNANTEGAVKNSRHKTGGAADITIPDVPADYLAKLGLYLQGGGVGWYPNRHFVHVDDWRQRFWKG
- the pilV gene encoding shufflon system plasmid conjugative transfer pilus tip adhesin PilV, translated to MATMKLKHAVTRLRKLRAAKGGFAVEAIGGLTLIALLVGFSMSQMTTSNDQKTAQIVAIHHKTVANAAAMYVKDHYSDLLAAAPSVGSTTTIPFATLVTNGYVQSSLSPTNVWGQTLNVRVTRRSVDPKAVQLDPLVIGEGGQAASHELARMVSQYIGAEGGYTVAAGDYCGTSKVAVSTLCGTRGVWERPVADFGAAVPAGHIASALFFKDSMATNDYLYRHRVPGKPELNTMETYLQLGTGAKAVVGQPCYSVAGDASSPLLQNGAVASAADGQSLYCRSGVWARSLNVTGDTMTGRLQTTHNDWSVVALDQNGNANAAKQSAVGSLYINDAYIRSVGMWLSQINFNGYPGPQGPAGPQGPPGSPGSTGPQGPPGSFPGNTGPHGPVISVDYRLDLRLSPYFCYYQTFSDGTIVAIRCDVPPNDNGAG
- a CDS encoding DUF3606 domain-containing protein → MADDLQNRGPQDRARINLNEEWEVRYWTRELGVTEEALRSALCDAEGRLQQRSKGP
- the pilM gene encoding type IV pilus biogenesis protein PilM, with amino-acid sequence MYFLSYVLAALLVMGGTTATILAESQSSAQASSQEVSAASMRVMAGIAQSFMAAHSAKEGEISASELAPYTPSWFLGDSRVRVIGHSGRAYVFIAPENGNRISVDDVIAGGDAPATLGIASAGKLMGSLSGTVLLDIPAAIPDGSLVYVM